In the Pungitius pungitius chromosome 5, fPunPun2.1, whole genome shotgun sequence genome, one interval contains:
- the areg gene encoding proheparin-binding EGF-like growth factor, protein MNPLAITCLLCFVVSGAIGAQGSEATFSGEVTRVTGSPASGEGLQNPLGDDDELEVDENVSGGDNEEFSLLDSHPSKDEKKKRKGKGKKRNKQKNRSTTPLIPEHSFYTSGHTSTSTLSTTQDPCTSTHLSFCIHGYCKYIEGLQEPVCICMKGYDGARCGIQSLETIKTKPGPINNSELVQTVLVIIAVVLSIISCTTILLMTCAHYRSHKNLMASYLGTGTEQEKLKKPTGDVGV, encoded by the exons ATGAACCCTCTTGCCATCACCTGTCTCCTGTGCTTCG TCGTCTCCGGTGCGATAGGTGCTCAGGGATCTGAGGCCACGTTCTCCGGTGAAGTGACCCGAGTGACCGGGAGTCCCGCCTCTGGGGAGGGCCTCCAGAATCCGCTGGGCGACGATGACGAGCTGGAGGTAGACGAGAACGTCTCAGGAGGGGACAACGAAGAGTTCAGCCTTCTTG ACTCACATCCCAGCaaggatgagaagaagaaaaggaaaggcaAAGGCAAGAAGCGGAACAAGCAAAAGAACAGAAGCACAACGCCTCTCATCCCCGAGCACTCCTTCTACACCAGCGGGCACACGTCGACCTCGACCCTCAGCACCACACAGGATCCCTGCACCTCCACCCACCTCAGCTTCTGTATTCACGGTTACTGCAAGTACATCGAGGGCCTGCAGGAGCCAGTGTGCAT ATGTATGAAGGGCTACGACGGGGCACGCTGTGGGATCCAGTCTCTCGAGACCATTAAGACAAAGCCGGGCCCGATCAACAACAGCGAGCTGGTGCAGACGGTCTTAGTGATCATCGCCGTGGTCCTGTCAATCATCAGCTGCACCACCATCCTGCTCATGACCTGCGCTCA TTACAGGTCACATAAAAACTTAATGGCGTCCTACCTGGGAACCGGGACGGAGCAGGAGAAGCTAAAGAAACCCACAGGGGACGTTGGTGTGTGA